In the genome of Candidatus Melainabacteria bacterium, the window CAAAAGCAAGATTGCGGTGCTATAACCGATTCAAGACCCTATACTGACGTGCATGCGACCGCAATACGAATGTGGCGCAGCACCCTCAGTCAAAATTCAGCGCCACAACTCATTCCAACTCTGACTATTCTGGAATCCGCAATGAATAAAGTATTGCTGGCCGAAGACGATGACTACTTACTCAAGGGACTCTTGCTCGCCTTGCAGCGTCGCGGTTACTCGGTGACGACAGCAAAAACGGGAGCGGAAGCACAAGCAGCGTTGCTCACAGACACTTTCGACTTGTTGCTGCTCGACCTGGGTTTGCCGGGAATCGATGGCACCCAGATATTGTCCGAACTACGAGCCCGTGGCAATGACGTGCCAGTGATCATCATCACAGCAAGAGATGGATTAGAAGACAGAATCAACGGTCTCGACCTTGGCGCCAATGATTATCTCGTCAAGCCATTTGACTTCCGCGAACTAGAAGCAAGAGCCCGAGCCGTTCTAAGAAAAACCAACTGGAATAATCAAGTCGAAATCGAGTTTGGGTCGCTGAAACTCAATACCAATAACGGGGTGTTGCAGTTTAAAGATGACGAACTGGATTTAACGCCGAAAGAAACTATCGTCTTAAAAACGCTGATGGCTAAAGCCGGTCGCGTAGTCAGCAAGCGGCAAATTATGAATCAGGTCTCCGATCACCTGGAAGAAGCGAGCGAAAACGCCGTCGAAATAGTCATTCACCGGTTGCGCAAAAAACTTGAATCCGCCAGGGTTCTAATCACTACCGTGCGCGGTTTTGGCTATCTGCTAACTGAAGAAAGAGCATGAAAAGACTTTCGATTAGAAAGCAGCTTCTCACTCTGTTTGTGCCCTTCTTGTTTGGACTGTGGATTGCCAGCGCGGTGCTGTGCTTCTGGCTGGTTTCCAATTTCTCGCACGAATCCTTCGACCGCGATTTGGTAAGCTCCGCAGATTCTGTTGTAGGCAGGCTGAGAGTGAAGCAGGGCAAGGTAGTCGTGGACATGCCACCAGCGGCGATTGCAATACTCAAACACGATGATTCCGACAAGTTTTACTACAGCGTCATTGATGCTGATGGAAAGCTAATCTCCGGCGACGCAAATCTGCCACCACCGGAGCAATCGCTGCTCATCGATGTGCCGAAAGTTGTAGACGGTCAAATAGCAGACAAGAGCGTACGCATCGCTGAAATTAAAGTATCGCCGGTAGATGCCGACAATCAAACAGTGATCGTACAAGTAGCAGAGACCAAAAACGTACGAAGCGCATTCCTGAAAAAAATGTTTCTCAGCATCGCCGTGCCTCAACTGCTGATTATCTTACTCGGACTTTTTGCCGTCTGGTACGGCATCGCGAAGATTCTGACGCCGCTCAAACTTTTGCAGGAGCAAGTGGTAAATCGCACTCAATTCGATTTGAGTCCGTTGTCTGGTGCAGAAACGCCAGAGGAAGTGTATCCGCTCGTGCGAGCCCTGAATCAGTTGCTGGAACGATTGAAGGAAGACATTCAAGTACATCAGCGCTTCATCGCCAACGCCGCGCATCAATTGAGAACCCCGCTAGCCGGGCTGAAAACATATTCCAGCATCGGTACTGAAATGTCCGACCCAAACGAATTGCAACATATCGTCAGCGAGTTAGATTCCGGAATCGATCGCGCCAGCAGAATTGTCACACAGCTCCTTGCTTTAGCCAGAACTGACGGAGTAGAACAAAACAGCAACAGAACACAGAGCCTGGTCGACTTGAATTTCGTTGTCTCAGAAGTGACCTCTGAACTTATCGATCAAGCAATAAGAAAAGGATTAGAGCTGACCTGCAATCTCTCGCCCGTTCCAGCCACCATTGGCGGTGAAGAGATGGGCTTGAGAAACCTTGTTTCGAATCTGGTCGAAAATGCAATTCTCTATACCGAGCCAGGCGGTCATGTTACAGTCGAACTGGTTAACAAAGACAAGCCAATTTTGACCGTCACAGATACAGGACCAGGAATACCCGAACAGGAACGCCCCAAGGTATTCGAGCGATTTCATCGCGTACCGGGCGTACAGAACAGCGGCAGCGGGCTGGGTCTGGCCATTGTGCAAGAAGTAGCAAACTCCCACAAAGCACAAATAACTATTGAAACGGGACGCGACGGTCACGGCACGTCGTTCATCGTTGAATTCCCTCAAGCTGGCAATACTTTGAGTGCCTGAACGCAAGCATTTTGCAAGCTCAGCCGAAGGAGAATACCCAGGGGAGACTTCCACTCAACCAGGCGATGGTTTTTCCTTCTTAGCATCGAATCGTTGATGTCAACTTCGGAACAGGAAATCTCCCACTCTTTCACAGTCACATGATGGACAACGTCGCTCGCCTGAGCACCATAAGCGATGGCAAATGTCATCGCTTATGGTGCGCTAGCGTGTTGTGCTGCGAGACCCTATACTATCTGGTATGTTGTGTGGGGGCTTGCCGCGTTTAGCGAGCCTGACGCTCGGGCACATGGCGTACAGACGGCGGTGTTGAAAGCAACCAGGTCATTATCAGACGCGTCGGGGTTTGGCAAGCTCTCTTTGTTGTTTTCAAGGTGAAGAAGTAAAAATGGCATCCATTCGTAAGGCTATTGGCGATTTACTTGTCGACAATGGTCAGATCACGCCCGAAGAACTCGAGCAGGCTGAGGCCGAAAGAGTTAAAACAGGGGAACCCATCGCGACAGTTTTAGAAAAACTGGGGCTGGTCACCGAAAATAGTTTAAAAAATGCGCTGGAACTGCAGTACGGCGTCAATTACGTCAATTTATCAAAACGCGAACCGGAAACTGAGCTGATTTCGCTCTTGCCTGAGGATGTTATCCGAGCTCAACTGGCAGTCCCGGTCTCGCAACAGGGCGAGAGGTTGACTATAGCAATGGTCGACCCTAGCGACTCAACCGCCGTTGACGAGGTAAAGAGAAAGTTGGCAGGACGCCAGCTCAAAACTGTCGTCTGCCTGGAAGAAGAGTTTGTCAAATTCGTCGATAAAGCCTTCAGACCAGAAGAAACCTCTGGAAACGGCTCAGATGCACATATTGACGACAAAACCGATGCAGCCAACCATGCCGACAGCCAATCAGACACTGACTCAGACAGCGGTTCAGGCGCTGATGCAGGCACTGACACCGCAGCCGAGGAGAACGCCAGCCCTGAAAAGTCTGGACTCGATAAGCCTCAACAATCGACCAACGGTTCACATGATGCTGACTCGAAACCGTATAACGAACCGGAAATCTACTCCACCCAGGAGATGAAAGCGAGACCAGCGCCGGGCTCAGTGCCGACTGAGCAGGAAAAAGAAGTCTCTTCCGATTCATTCAGTGAGCTCAGTCTCGCCAGGCGAGCTCAAGAAGAAGCAATAGTGCTGCTGGCCAACCAGATTCTGGGCAGCGCCATCAAGCGCCACTGCTCTAATATCCACATTTCCATGGGTGCCCGAGAGTCAGTCGTCCACTACAGACTGAACGGTCGCCTGGTCGTCGACAGAAAACTGCCTAATACGGTAGTGACCGCGCTGGTAGCGCGCTACAAGATGATGGCCAGATTGAACCTGGCTGAGCGCAAAGAGCCACAAGACGGGCACATCAAGGTGAAGTCAGCCTCCAAAGAAATCGTTTGCTTGATTTCCGTCATACCAACTGATCACGGCGAAAGCATCGTCATCTGGATTGTTTAATCGTATCCAGATAGACGCAGCCACGATAGGGGCACGCCCCAGATGGGCAGATTTCTATAAGGTGCGCCCACGGTGACAAGGACGAGAGAGCATGGCTTTAATCAAGAAGGAAATCGGCGAGCTGCTGGTTGACAACGGGTTGATCACGGCTGATGAACTGAAGCTGGTTCAACAGGAGCGCCGAAAAACGGGCGAACCAATCAGTCTGATTCTCTCCCGCCTTGGTTTAGCTAATGAAAGTCATTTGAAGAATGCCCTCGAGCTGCAGTTCAACTGCAACTATGTCAGCCTGGCAAAAACCAAGCCTGATTTTGCCGCCATGGAACTCTTGCCTGAGAAACTGATTCGCCAACATCAAGTGGTGCCATTTTCACAGGACGGCACTGAAGTAGTCGTGGCGATGGTCAATCCCAACAATCTAATTGCCCTCGACGACATCAGATATCGTCTCAAGGGCGTGCGCATCAAGCCGATGGTTTGTACTGAAGACGACTTCCAGCATTTTATGGAAACGGTCTATGCGCATAAACAGGAAGAACTTCATCAAGCCGGCGAAGCACTGGCAGACCAGACCTTCATCGAGTCGGAAGTGGACCTGAGCACACTCGATGTAATGTTCGACAGCGATGACGAGATAAACGATCTCGACCTGGCGAAACAGGCTCAAGATGCCCCGATTGTCCACTTAGCCAATCAGATTCTGGCCAAAGCAATCAAGAAACGCTGCTCAGACATCCACGTCGAGCCGCAAGATAAGCACGTCACTGTGCGCTACCGACTGGACGGCGTTCTTTTCGTAGACCGCAAACTGCCCAAAGCAGTAATGGCAGCGCTGGTTTCAAGATACAAAATTATGGCCGACCTCGATATCGCCGAACGCAGACTGCCCCAGGACGGGCGCATTCGGGTGCGTTTTTCGGGAAAAGACATTGACTTTCGCGTCTCATCAATTCCCAGCAAACACGGCGAAAAGGTGGTCATGCGTATCCTCGACAAAACGACGACAACACTCGGTCTG includes:
- a CDS encoding response regulator transcription factor encodes the protein MWRSTLSQNSAPQLIPTLTILESAMNKVLLAEDDDYLLKGLLLALQRRGYSVTTAKTGAEAQAALLTDTFDLLLLDLGLPGIDGTQILSELRARGNDVPVIIITARDGLEDRINGLDLGANDYLVKPFDFRELEARARAVLRKTNWNNQVEIEFGSLKLNTNNGVLQFKDDELDLTPKETIVLKTLMAKAGRVVSKRQIMNQVSDHLEEASENAVEIVIHRLRKKLESARVLITTVRGFGYLLTEERA
- a CDS encoding HAMP domain-containing protein, producing the protein MKRLSIRKQLLTLFVPFLFGLWIASAVLCFWLVSNFSHESFDRDLVSSADSVVGRLRVKQGKVVVDMPPAAIAILKHDDSDKFYYSVIDADGKLISGDANLPPPEQSLLIDVPKVVDGQIADKSVRIAEIKVSPVDADNQTVIVQVAETKNVRSAFLKKMFLSIAVPQLLIILLGLFAVWYGIAKILTPLKLLQEQVVNRTQFDLSPLSGAETPEEVYPLVRALNQLLERLKEDIQVHQRFIANAAHQLRTPLAGLKTYSSIGTEMSDPNELQHIVSELDSGIDRASRIVTQLLALARTDGVEQNSNRTQSLVDLNFVVSEVTSELIDQAIRKGLELTCNLSPVPATIGGEEMGLRNLVSNLVENAILYTEPGGHVTVELVNKDKPILTVTDTGPGIPEQERPKVFERFHRVPGVQNSGSGLGLAIVQEVANSHKAQITIETGRDGHGTSFIVEFPQAGNTLSA